Proteins encoded together in one Neisseria lactamica window:
- a CDS encoding ABC transporter ATP-binding protein, whose product MTAALCIRHLSKSFQNTPVLNDISLSLDSGEILFIVGASGCGKTTLLRCLAGFEQPDSGEISLSGRTIFSKNTNLPVRERRLGYVVQEGVLFPHLTVYRNTAYGLGNGKGKKAEEKQRIEAMLNLTGISELAGRYPHELSGGQQQRVALARALAPDPELILLDEPFSALDEQLRRQIREEMMSVLRKNGKSAVFVSHDREEALQYADKIAVIQQGRLLQTAPPAELYRRPANLDAALFIGEGIVSPAVLNADGTADCGLGRLPVQSGASAGTRGTLLIRPEQFSLHRQSAPAAELSATILNAIPKARHTQIRLKIGQTVLTLDTPYAPDCSDGTQTRIYLNSEALFFPEPPAHKAEDTMPSERHNDA is encoded by the coding sequence ATGACCGCCGCCCTGTGCATCAGACACCTGTCCAAAAGTTTTCAAAACACCCCGGTTTTAAACGACATTTCGCTCAGTCTCGACTCGGGCGAAATCCTCTTCATCGTCGGCGCGTCCGGCTGCGGCAAAACCACCCTTTTACGCTGCCTCGCCGGTTTTGAACAACCCGATTCCGGCGAAATTTCTCTTTCCGGCAGAACCATCTTTTCAAAAAATACCAACCTTCCCGTCCGCGAACGCCGTTTGGGTTACGTCGTGCAGGAAGGCGTACTGTTCCCCCACCTGACCGTTTACCGCAACACCGCCTACGGATTAGGCAACGGAAAAGGCAAAAAAGCAGAGGAAAAACAACGGATAGAAGCTATGTTGAACCTGACCGGCATTTCCGAACTTGCCGGACGCTATCCGCACGAACTTTCGGGCGGACAGCAACAGCGCGTCGCCCTCGCCCGCGCCCTCGCGCCCGATCCCGAACTGATTTTGTTGGACGAACCCTTCAGCGCGCTGGACGAACAGTTGCGCCGCCAAATCCGCGAAGAAATGATGTCTGTTTTGCGGAAAAACGGCAAATCCGCCGTTTTTGTCAGCCACGACCGCGAAGAAGCCCTGCAATACGCAGACAAAATAGCCGTCATCCAACAAGGCAGACTACTCCAAACCGCCCCGCCTGCCGAACTTTACCGCCGCCCCGCCAACCTTGATGCCGCCCTGTTTATCGGCGAAGGCATCGTGTCCCCCGCCGTGCTCAACGCCGACGGCACCGCCGATTGCGGATTGGGCCGGCTGCCCGTTCAAAGCGGCGCATCCGCAGGCACGCGCGGCACACTGCTCATCCGTCCGGAACAGTTCAGCCTTCACCGCCAGTCCGCCCCAGCCGCCGAATTATCCGCCACCATCCTCAACGCCATACCCAAAGCACGGCATACCCAAATCCGCCTGAAAATCGGGCAAACCGTCCTGACGCTGGACACCCCCTATGCTCCCGATTGTTCAGACGGCACACAGACACGCATCTACTTAAATTCAGAAGCCCTGTTTTTCCCCGAACCGCCTGCCCATAAGGCAGAAGACACGATGCCGTCTGAAAGGCATAACGATGCCTGA
- the fbpB gene encoding heme ABC transporter permease FbpB — protein MSPKKIPIWLTGLILLIALPLTLPFLYVAMRSWQVGINRAVELLFRPRMWDLLSNTLTMMAGVTLISIVLGIACALLFQRYRFFGKTFFQTAITLPLCIPAFVSCFTWISLTFRVEGFWGTVMIMSLSSFPLAYLPVEAALKRISLSYEEVSLSLGKSRLQTFFSAILPQLKPAIGSSVLLIALHMLVEFGAVSILNYPTFTTAIFQEYEMSYNNNTAALLSAVLMAVCGIVVFGESIFRGKAKIYHSGKGVARPYPVKTLNLPGQIGAIVFLSSLLTLGIIIPFGVLIHWMMVGTSGTFALVSVFDAFVRSLSVSALGAVLTILCALPLVWASVRYRNFLTVWIDRLPFLLHAVPGLVIALSLVYFSINYTPAVYQTFIVVILAYFMLYLPMAQTTLRTSLEQLPKGMEQVGATLGRGHFFIFRTLVLPSILPGITAAFALVFLNLMKELTATLLLTADDVHTLSTAVWEYTSDAQYAAATPYALMLVLFSGIPVFLLKKYAFK, from the coding sequence ATGTCTCCTAAAAAAATACCCATTTGGCTTACCGGCCTCATCCTACTGATTGCCCTACCGCTTACCCTGCCTTTTTTATATGTCGCTATGCGTTCGTGGCAGGTCGGCATCAACCGCGCCGTCGAACTGTTGTTCCGCCCGCGTATGTGGGATTTGCTCTCCAACACCTTGACGATGATGGCGGGCGTTACCCTGATTTCCATTGTTTTGGGCATTGCCTGCGCCCTTTTGTTCCAACGTTACCGCTTCTTCGGCAAAACCTTTTTTCAGACGGCCATCACCCTGCCTTTGTGCATCCCCGCATTTGTCAGCTGTTTCACCTGGATCAGCCTGACCTTCCGTGTCGAAGGCTTTTGGGGGACGGTGATGATTATGAGCCTGTCCTCGTTCCCGCTCGCCTACCTGCCGGTCGAAGCGGCACTCAAACGCATCAGCCTGTCTTACGAAGAAGTCAGCCTGTCCTTGGGCAAAAGCCGCCTGCAAACCTTTTTTTCCGCCATTCTCCCCCAGCTCAAACCCGCCATCGGCAGCAGCGTGTTACTGATTGCCCTGCATATGCTGGTCGAATTTGGCGCGGTATCCATTTTGAACTACCCCACTTTTACCACTGCCATTTTCCAAGAATACGAAATGTCCTACAACAACAATACCGCCGCCCTGCTTTCCGCTGTTTTAATGGCGGTGTGCGGCATCGTCGTATTTGGAGAAAGCATATTTCGCGGCAAAGCCAAGATTTACCACAGCGGCAAAGGCGTTGCCCGTCCTTATCCCGTCAAAACCCTCAACCTCCCCGGTCAGATTGGCGCGATTGTTTTTTTAAGCAGCTTGTTGACTTTGGGCATTATTATCCCCTTTGGCGTATTGATACATTGGATGATGGTCGGCACTTCCGGCACATTCGCGCTCGTATCCGTATTTGATGCCTTTGTCCGTTCCTTAAGCGTATCGGCTTTGGGTGCGGTTTTGACTATATTATGTGCCTTACCCCTTGTTTGGGCATCGGTCCGCTATCGCAATTTTTTAACCGTTTGGATAGACAGGCTGCCGTTTTTACTGCACGCCGTCCCCGGTTTGGTTATCGCCCTATCCTTGGTTTATTTCAGCATCAACTACACCCCTGCCGTTTACCAAACCTTTATCGTCGTCATCCTTGCCTATTTCATGCTTTACCTGCCGATGGCGCAAACCACCCTGAGGACTTCCTTGGAACAACTCCCCAAAGGAATGGAACAGGTCGGCGCAACATTGGGGCGCGGACACTTCTTTATTTTCAGGACCTTGGTGCTGCCGTCCATCCTGCCCGGCATTACCGCCGCATTCGCACTCGTCTTCCTCAACCTGATGAAAGAGCTGACCGCCACCCTGCTGCTGACCGCCGACGATGTCCACACGCTCTCCACCGCCGTTTGGGAATACACATCGGACGCGCAATACGCCGCCGCCACCCCTTACGCGCTGATGCTGGTATTATTTTCCGGCATCCCCGTATTCCTGCTGAAGAAATACGCCTTCAAATAA
- the fbpA gene encoding heme ABC transporter substrate-binding protein FbpA — MKTSIRYALLAAALTAATPALADITVYNGQHKEAAQAVADAFTRATGIKVKLNSAKGDQLAGQIKEEGSRSPADVFYSEQIPALATLSAANLLEPLPASTINETRGKGVPVAAKKDWVALSGRSRVVVYDTRKLSEKDLEKSVLNYATPKWKNRIGYAPTSGAFLEQVVAIVKLKGEAAALKWLKGLKEYGKPYAKNSVALQAVENGEIDAALINNYYWHAFAREKGVQNVHTRLNFVRHRDPGALVTYSGAAVLKSSQNKDEAKKFVAFLASKEGQRALTAVRAEYPLNPHVVSTFNLEPIAKLEAPQVSATTVSEKEHATRLLEQAGMK; from the coding sequence ATGAAAACATCTATCCGATACGCACTGCTTGCCGCAGCCCTGACCGCCGCAACCCCCGCGCTGGCGGACATTACCGTGTACAACGGCCAACACAAAGAAGCGGCACAAGCCGTTGCAGATGCCTTTACCCGGGCTACCGGCATCAAAGTCAAACTCAACAGCGCCAAAGGCGACCAGCTTGCCGGTCAAATCAAAGAAGAAGGCAGCCGAAGCCCCGCCGACGTATTCTATTCCGAACAAATCCCGGCACTCGCCACCCTTTCCGCAGCCAACCTCCTAGAGCCCCTGCCCGCCTCCACCATCAACGAAACACGCGGCAAGGGCGTGCCGGTTGCCGCCAAAAAAGACTGGGTGGCACTGAGCGGACGTTCGCGCGTCGTCGTTTACGACACCCGCAAACTGTCTGAAAAAGATTTGGAAAAATCCGTCCTAAATTACGCCACGCCGAAATGGAAAAACCGCATCGGTTACGCCCCCACTTCCGGCGCGTTCTTGGAACAGGTTGTCGCCATCGTCAAACTGAAAGGCGAAGCGGCCGCATTGAAATGGCTCAAAGGTCTGAAAGAATACGGCAAGCCTTACGCTAAAAACTCCGTCGCCCTTCAAGCGGTTGAAAACGGCGAAATCGATGCCGCCCTCATCAACAACTACTACTGGCACGCTTTTGCGCGTGAAAAAGGCGTACAAAATGTCCACACCCGCCTGAATTTCGTCCGCCACAGAGATCCCGGCGCACTCGTTACCTATTCCGGCGCAGCCGTGTTAAAATCCTCCCAAAACAAGGATGAGGCGAAAAAATTCGTCGCCTTCCTCGCCAGCAAGGAAGGACAGCGCGCCCTGACCGCCGTCCGTGCCGAATATCCTTTGAATCCGCACGTGGTATCCACTTTCAATTTGGAACCCATCGCCAAGTTGGAAGCACCCCAAGTGTCCGCCACCACTGTTTCCGAAAAAGAACACGCCACCCGGCTGCTTGAGCAAGCCGGTATGAAATAA
- a CDS encoding DMP19 family protein, which produces MTDTDTQADRFEQMMWQAVDKLFERHDGKLESMDGREQELVLIWRAEADIGNGGILQFVCNWGFPAAEKTCSVLKKIGAVHSAMLIHLAADALDKEIRHLQSEGKTLKEMWDITKHLDNKTASLLNSLDEQYWRDPDKLYLLGWQYYSGNPVRTAF; this is translated from the coding sequence ATGACCGATACGGATACCCAAGCCGACCGCTTCGAACAGATGATGTGGCAGGCGGTGGACAAACTTTTTGAACGGCATGACGGAAAACTCGAAAGCATGGACGGACGGGAACAGGAGCTGGTTTTGATTTGGCGGGCGGAAGCCGATATCGGCAACGGCGGCATACTGCAATTTGTCTGCAACTGGGGTTTTCCCGCCGCCGAAAAGACTTGTTCCGTTCTGAAAAAAATCGGCGCGGTACACAGCGCAATGCTGATCCATCTGGCGGCAGACGCATTGGACAAAGAAATCCGCCACCTCCAATCGGAAGGTAAAACCCTAAAAGAAATGTGGGATATAACAAAACATCTCGACAACAAAACCGCCTCACTGCTGAACAGTCTGGATGAACAATATTGGCGAGACCCCGACAAACTGTATCTGCTGGGATGGCAATACTATTCCGGCAACCCTGTTCGGACGGCGTTTTAA
- the argH gene encoding argininosuccinate lyase produces the protein MHDKTWSGRFNEPVSELVKQYTASIGFDRRLAEWDIQGSLAHAQMLKETGVLDEGDLADIRRGMAEILEEIRSGKIEWSPDLEDVHMNIERRLTDKIGDAGKRLHTGRSRNDQVATDIRLWLRDQITVIRSLIQNLQTALLDLAEQNAETVMPGFTHLQVAQPVSFGHHMLAYVEMLGRDNERMADCRRRVNRMPLGAAALAGTTYPIRREITAELLGFEQICQNSLDAVSDRDFAVEFTAAASLVMVHLSRLSEELILWMSPRFGFIDIADRFCTGSSIMPQKKNPDVPELVRGKSGRVIGHLIGLITLMKSQPLAYNKDNQEDKEPLFDTADTLIDTLRIYADMMRGVTVKPDNMRTAVMQGFATATDLADYLVKKGMPFRDAHEVVAQAVRHADEAGVDLSGLPLEVLQGFSKLISDDVYGVLTPEGSLNVRNHLGGTAPEQVRFQVKRWREVLA, from the coding sequence ATGCACGACAAAACCTGGTCGGGACGTTTCAACGAACCCGTTTCCGAACTCGTCAAACAATACACCGCCTCCATCGGTTTCGACCGACGCCTTGCCGAATGGGACATCCAAGGCTCGCTGGCACACGCGCAAATGCTGAAAGAAACCGGCGTGTTGGACGAAGGCGATTTGGCGGACATCCGCCGGGGTATGGCGGAAATCCTCGAAGAAATCCGCAGCGGCAAAATCGAATGGTCGCCCGATTTGGAAGATGTCCATATGAACATCGAACGCCGCCTGACCGACAAAATCGGCGACGCGGGCAAGCGTCTGCACACCGGCCGCAGCCGCAACGACCAAGTCGCCACCGACATCCGCCTGTGGCTGCGCGACCAAATTACCGTCATCCGAAGCCTGATTCAAAACCTTCAGACGGCATTGCTGGATTTGGCGGAACAAAACGCCGAAACCGTTATGCCCGGCTTTACCCACCTGCAAGTCGCCCAGCCCGTCAGCTTCGGACACCATATGCTCGCCTACGTCGAAATGCTCGGACGCGATAACGAACGGATGGCGGACTGCCGCCGCCGCGTCAACCGTATGCCGCTCGGCGCAGCCGCCCTTGCCGGTACGACCTACCCGATTCGGCGCGAAATTACCGCCGAATTACTGGGTTTCGAGCAAATCTGCCAAAACTCGCTCGATGCCGTATCCGACCGCGATTTTGCCGTCGAGTTCACCGCCGCCGCCTCGCTGGTTATGGTTCACCTGAGCCGCCTGTCCGAAGAATTGATTTTGTGGATGAGTCCGCGTTTCGGCTTTATCGACATCGCCGACCGCTTCTGCACCGGCTCGTCCATCATGCCGCAGAAGAAAAATCCCGACGTACCCGAACTCGTGCGCGGCAAATCCGGACGCGTTATCGGGCACCTTATCGGCCTGATTACCCTGATGAAATCCCAACCCTTGGCGTACAACAAAGACAATCAGGAAGACAAAGAACCGCTGTTTGACACCGCCGACACGCTTATCGACACGTTGCGGATTTACGCCGATATGATGCGCGGCGTAACCGTCAAACCCGACAATATGCGCACCGCCGTAATGCAGGGTTTTGCCACCGCCACCGACTTGGCGGATTATCTGGTCAAAAAAGGTATGCCCTTCCGCGATGCCCACGAAGTCGTCGCCCAAGCCGTGCGCCACGCCGATGAAGCCGGCGTTGATTTGAGCGGACTGCCGCTTGAAGTCTTGCAAGGTTTCAGCAAGCTGATTTCAGACGACGTGTACGGCGTGCTGACACCCGAAGGCAGCTTAAACGTGCGCAACCACTTGGGCGGCACCGCGCCTGAACAAGTCCGTTTCCAAGTCAAACGCTGGCGTGAAGTGTTGGCTTAA